From Alienimonas californiensis, a single genomic window includes:
- the carA gene encoding glutamine-hydrolyzing carbamoyl-phosphate synthase small subunit: MPQPTPRPAKLALADGTVFTGEHFGAPGEAYGEAVFNTSLTGYQEILTDPSYAGQIVAMTYPEIGNYGVNADDVESKGIAARGFVVRELCRRPSNFRSEKSLSAYLEEAGVVGISGVDTRALVRTLRSAGAMTAVISTETLDDAALVEKARNSPDLVGQDLIKTVMPDAAQEWAEPLHEFAAPSSAAATPGHVPHVVAIDYGMKWNIPRHLAAMGCKVTVLPGTVTAAEVKAHKPDGIFLSNGPGDPRPLDYAVGTIRELLEDGVPIFGICLGQQLLGLACGGEIEKLKFGHRGANQPVLEKATGRVEITSQNHGFALKADTLPADVEVTHVNLNDDTVSGIRHKTRPAFAVQYHPEASAGPHDSGHLFARFREMMTKA; this comes from the coding sequence ATGCCGCAACCGACGCCCCGCCCCGCCAAGCTCGCCCTCGCCGACGGCACCGTCTTCACCGGCGAACACTTCGGCGCGCCCGGCGAGGCGTACGGCGAAGCGGTCTTTAACACCAGCCTGACCGGCTACCAGGAGATCCTCACGGATCCCTCCTACGCCGGGCAGATCGTGGCGATGACCTACCCAGAGATCGGCAACTACGGCGTGAACGCGGACGACGTGGAATCCAAGGGCATCGCCGCCCGCGGGTTCGTCGTGCGGGAGCTGTGCCGCCGGCCGAGCAATTTTCGCAGCGAGAAGTCGCTGTCGGCCTATCTCGAAGAAGCCGGGGTCGTGGGCATCAGCGGGGTCGATACCCGGGCGCTGGTGCGAACGCTCCGCAGTGCCGGGGCGATGACGGCGGTGATCTCCACGGAGACGCTGGACGACGCCGCCCTCGTCGAGAAGGCCCGGAACAGCCCGGACCTCGTCGGCCAGGACCTCATCAAGACCGTCATGCCGGACGCCGCCCAGGAGTGGGCCGAACCGCTGCACGAGTTCGCCGCCCCCAGCTCCGCCGCGGCGACCCCGGGGCACGTGCCGCATGTGGTCGCGATCGACTACGGCATGAAATGGAACATTCCCCGCCACCTCGCCGCGATGGGCTGCAAGGTCACCGTCCTGCCTGGCACGGTGACGGCCGCCGAGGTGAAAGCCCACAAGCCGGACGGCATCTTTCTCTCCAATGGCCCCGGCGACCCGCGGCCGCTGGACTACGCCGTCGGCACGATCCGCGAGCTGCTGGAGGACGGCGTGCCGATCTTCGGCATCTGCCTCGGCCAGCAACTGCTCGGGCTGGCCTGCGGCGGGGAGATTGAAAAGCTGAAGTTCGGCCATCGCGGCGCCAATCAGCCGGTGCTGGAGAAGGCGACCGGCCGGGTGGAGATCACCAGCCAGAACCACGGCTTCGCCCTCAAGGCCGACACCCTGCCGGCCGACGTCGAAGTGACGCACGTGAATCTCAACGACGACACCGTCAGCGGCATCCGCCACAAGACGCGCCCGGCGTTCGCCGTGCAGTACCACCCCGAAGCCAGCGCCGGCCCGCACGACAGCGGCCACCTGTTCGCCCGCTTCCGCGAGATGATGACGAAGGCGTGA
- the ndk gene encoding nucleoside-diphosphate kinase, translating into MALERTLILVKPDAVQRRLTGEILSRLERKGLKIVGAKMLRITPELSRQHYAEHVEKPFYPDLEGFITSGPVVAVCAEGPGAIAVCRTLMGATNGREAAPGTIRGDYGQSRSMNLIHGSDGPDAAARELKLYFKDEELFAFDKLIEPVLYEAAEA; encoded by the coding sequence ATGGCCCTCGAACGCACCCTGATTCTCGTCAAGCCCGACGCCGTCCAGCGGCGCCTGACCGGGGAGATCCTTTCCCGGCTGGAACGGAAGGGGCTGAAAATCGTGGGTGCCAAGATGCTCCGCATCACGCCGGAGTTGTCCCGGCAGCACTACGCGGAGCACGTCGAGAAGCCGTTTTACCCGGACCTCGAAGGCTTCATCACCAGCGGCCCGGTCGTCGCGGTCTGTGCCGAGGGTCCCGGGGCGATCGCCGTCTGCCGGACGCTGATGGGCGCCACGAACGGCCGCGAGGCCGCCCCCGGCACGATCCGCGGCGACTACGGCCAGAGCCGCAGCATGAACCTGATCCACGGCAGCGACGGTCCCGACGCCGCCGCCCGCGAGTTGAAGCTGTACTTCAAGGACGAGGAACTGTTTGCGTTCGACAAGCTGATCGAACCGGTCCTCTACGAAGCCGCCGAGGCCTGA